Part of the Brassica oleracea var. oleracea cultivar TO1000 chromosome C8, BOL, whole genome shotgun sequence genome is shown below.
GGAAGCTGACATGGACCAAATCGAACATCCCTTGGACATGTCCTTTACGACCAATGAGGTTCGCATGGTAGGAATCTGGGGAATGGCAGGCATTGGCAAAACTGCCATAGCCAAGAATCTTTATCAAAAACATAAACACCATTTCAAGATTCATCATTGTTTCATGGAAAAGGTTTCTTCTCTGAAAGCAAAGAGTAGAGATGTCAATTGGACACATTGTCTATTGGTTACCGATGTCCAAGCCCATTTGGACTAACCAAATTAGACCAATAAATAAAGCTGTCCAGTTGGTCGAAACCCAATAAACTCCAAATCCAATGGGCTTAAACCAAATGGACATGGGCGGCCCAATGTATAAAAAATCCTAGGGTTTCCAATGAAAATCACTCTCTTTTTTCGGCTCTCGTCTCTGCGACTCTCATCTCTGATTCCCGTTCTCTCTCGATGAAGTCGACTCACGGCGACTCTCCGTTCTCTCTCCCCTCGGCGTCTTAATCCTCTCTCTCTCTCTCTCTCNNNNNNNNNNNNNNNNNNNNNNNNNNNNNNNNNNNNNNNNNNNNNNNNNNNNNNNNNNNNNNNNNNNNNNNNNNNNNNNNNNNNNNNNNNNNNNNNNNNNNNNNNNNNNNNNNNNNNNNNNNNNNNNNNNNNNNNNNNNNNNNNNNNNNNNNNNNNNNNNNNNNNNNNNNNNNNNNNNNNNNNNNNNNNNNNNNGTATCATCAGAGTCATCATTCAGTGCCGGAAGTAAGGTTCTCAGCAAATACAGGAACAGACTTCTCCCTTCAAATGTTCAAGCTTTAATCTGCACTAGAAACTGGCTCAGAGGTTTTGAAGTGATTGGTGAGTCTGTTGCATTTATAATCTGATGGGTTTGTGTATCTGATATGTGAAATTATTGATTGAACTTCTTGTTTTTGATAGCTGGATGCGATTTAGACGAGGAAGGTAAAGAAGATAAGCAAGATACCAATGTGGAAGCAGAAGGAAGTGGAAGGAAGAAGAGGACCCGACTCAACTAAACCCTAAAGGTATAATCATTAATCTCACTTGAACTGATGTCTGTGATTACTGTCATGTTACTTTGTGTGATATGAATCTATAAAATGTTTGATGCCTTGTTGAGTAGTGTTTTATACATTGAACTGATGTTTGTGTGATATGTACTGTCATGTTACTTTGTTTGAACTGATGTTACTGTCATGTTTAAACCAATGTATTTTACTATCTGCTTGTGTGATAACTTATGTGTTTTAATTTGATAGGAGAGGCTGAGAAGATAAAGAAGAGAAGGGCAATCAAAACTTATGCTTTGGATTTTTTATTTTTATGTATGAACCATTATGTATGAACTAATATATGAATTTTCTATGCTTTGGATATGTAAAACTTATGAAACTTAATGTGTAAAACTTGAAATTTATATTTTCTATGGATGTTTCACAAAAAAAATGTTTTTTATGGATTTAGCATATTAAAGCAGAAATTGTATTTGAGCTTTGTGGAATGCCCATTTGGACTTGGGCCAATTTGGTCTGGACAATTTGATCTGGTACAATTTGGACTTAAAAAAATAATGTCCATTTGGACTGTTGTGTCCATTTGGACAACCCATTTGGACTTGGGCAGCCCAATTGACATCTCTAGCAAAGAGTCCCTTAGATCTACAGAAATGGCTTCTTTCAGATATTCTTCGGAAAAAAGATCTCAAGGCACTGAACCTTGGCCAGGGAGCTCCTTGTATCAAGTCAAGGCTCGTAAACCTAAAATCCCTCATTGTTATTGATGATGTGGACGATGTGAAACAGCTGGAAGTCTTGGCAAAAGAGGCTAGTTGGTTTGGACCAGGGACACGAATCATCATAACAACACGAGACAAGAGCTTGCTCAACTCCTCCTCCTGTGCCGTGTACAAAGTTGAGTATCTGAAGGATGATAAGGCACTCCAGATCTTTCAGCGGTTTGCTTTTCAAGGAGCAGAACCTCCTATTGCCTACAATGATCTTTCTATAAGTATCTCTCAGCTTGCTCAAGGTCTTCCTTCTGCCCTTGAGGATTTCGGCATTTATCTCCGCGGCAAGTCCCTAGTGGAGTGGCGAGATGCTTTGAAATCGTTTCGGGAAGCTCCTCTCGAGAAAACCATGGTGGACTTGAAAAGTAGCTACGATGGTTTAGATGAACTCGGTAAGGCGGCTTTTCTTCATGTGGCATGCCTTTTCAATGGAGAACCTGTCCGGCGAGTCAGGAAACTTCTTGGTCAAGGTAAAGCCGGAATGAGAGTTTTAAAGGAAAAGTCTCTCATCAAGGTGTCTTCTGATAGGCGTATAACTATGCACCGTTTGCTGGAGCAAATGGGGAAACATATTGTGCGTCAAGAGTCAAACAACAACCCTTCTCAGCAACGTATCTTGTGGCACCATGACGACATCCTTCGAGTACTTGATACCAATACAGTAAGTTACACGCTAAGATCAATGTTTTTTAAATTCGTTGAGATCTTTATAGATCTATCGAAAACAAAAAATAAAGAGAAAATTCTTTAACTTTTATTAATCAAATATAAACTGAATACAAATTCAATCCTAATCGACTACATATAAAAAAACCATAAAACTGTTAAATAATAAAGACAATTATCTAATTAACTAATAAAATAAATAATAAATATTTAAAAATATCTCAAATATTTATCTGCATCATCTTCTTAACAAATAACAATAAACGTCACTATCTATTTTATGTCAGAATAAGCACTTAATTGAAGGAGTGGTGCTAGATGTTTGTGAATTGCGCGCTGGAGTTCACATCAACTGGGATGATTTCAAGCCGATGTATAATCTGAGGTTTCTTAAGATATATATCTCTAACCAATCAGGAGGTTTACAACCATGGAAGGAATATATGACTCTAGAGAACAATTTCAGTGTACATAAGCTTAGGTTTCTACATTGGGATGCATATCCTTTTACAACCTTGCCTACCAGTATCAGTCCAGATTGTCTTGTTGAACTAAAGCTGTGTTACAGCAAGCTCAAGACCCTTTGGCGTGGAACACCGGTATGTATATATGCTTTACTTTTCAAGTCCCTTCATATATTTTTTATTTGCTTTCTTGTAATAACAACATTTCTCTGTTTGTATCTCATACTTTTCAGAAACTTGTGAAACTGATGAAACTAGATTTGACCGGATCTAAGGATCTAACAAAACTTCCAAATCTCAAGGAAGCAAAGTCTCTAGAGGAGTTGATACTGAAAGGTTGCAGCTCCTTGGAACGGATTCCACACTCCATATGCAAACTATCTAGACTCCAGAAAGTTGATTTGTCCAACTGTGATAGGCTGGAAAAGCTGAACATCAGTATATCGGATTCTAAAGATAATGGCTTTGAAGACACAAGCATGTGCCTTAGATCAGTCTTCATGTTTTTTTTTGGCACAGAGCCGTTTGTGGGAAATAAACTGGGGTGCTCTCTTACAGACCCATCAATCAGAGGCAACTTACAAATCTACTTGAAGCTTCTTGAAGGATCTGCAGATCATCTATCTTTTGTTTCTGAGAACCACGTCTGTCATGACGTGGACCTCAAGTCACCTCCCTACGGTTTTAAATCACTGGACATCATGCGGTTTAAGTGGGTTGAGAAGGGTAGTGAGTCCACATGTAATAGCTTCTCAGGGTTTCCCTGGTTACAGGAGTTAAATCTCATCAACCTAAATATCAAGAAGATCCCAGATGACATTGACCAGATGCACGTCCTGGAGAAGTTGGACCTCAGTGGGAATCTCTTTGAGAAGTTACCTACGACGATGAGTCATCTCACCAAGTTGAAACATTTGACGCTTTCCAACTGCCGCAGCCTTGAAGGACTGCCAGAACTATCTCAGGTTGAGAGTCTAACACTTTCTGACTGTACCAACCTCCGAACTCTGGTGAAGAAACATCAAGGAACAACATACAGTCTGCTTGAGCTTTGGCTTGACAACTGCAAGAAAATCGAGTCATTACCAAATGAGCTTAAGCATTTCACCAAGCTGACATGTTTAGATCTCAGCAGACACGATTTCAAGACAATATCGTCAAAGATGGTGGGCGAGCTAACCTCATTGGTAACTCTCAGTCTCAATTACTGCAACAACCTTGTATCACTGTCAGGGCTTCCACTAAGTCTCAAGTGTTTAAATGCACATGGCTGCAAGTCTTTAAAAACTTATTCCCTTCAGGCCGCGCATTCAGATCTTAGCCCTTGCCCCAATGGGAAGGACTATAGTTCATTCACTAGGTTTCCAGCTGGAAGACGCAGTAAAGAGGTAAACAAAATTTCTGCAATCTATTCTCTCTATATAGTATATGCAATTAAGAGTTTAATCTCCTTTTTCTTTAGGTGCCAGTATGTGCTTGTCCCTGCTTCCAGGAAACAGCAACACGTCGTAAGGTCAAACATGTGACTTGTAGTCACATATCAATCTTCTTGAGGTGTTTAAAGTCATGGTTGTGGGATTTCTTCCTGTGTATATTGGCTGTGGCTGTCGGCATTTTTCTTGCGGTGATAACCGATCATGTCATCGCAACTACATTATTAATGACTATTTTTATGTATCTGAGGTTGTAAGAAAACTACATTATAGATGTGTAAGTGTTTCATTAACATTTTATTTTCAATTGCTGAACCAACAGAGCTATTGAACGATTCATTTCATTGGTTTCTACACTTATAACTTGGGAAGAGTAGCAACAATTATGTTAACCAAGGTGATCCGACATGAGTTGTGCAAGGCTACAACTCTTTAGGCAATCTCTCTGATTGCTTGCAGGGGAAGAAATTAACCAATGAACATGTAGAGCTTTCTCTTACACTGAACCGTGTTGTGTATTGTTATTAATGTAATGAAGAAGCCTAATTTCAGGAAAATGAAACTGTGACCGTTGATTTTGGACCGAGGACCTTTATTAGTTATGGACTAGTTGGTTACCACCTCGACCACGCTCCACCACCGGCTTCACGCGGCTTGTCCTAATCTACTATATGTTTTTGTTGCTTACACACCTTTTCGTTGAAACGCACATTATTCTATGTACTAATCATTAAAAGTCAAACCAACCTACGGCATTCAAGTATTCTTACGTGGAAATGCAGTGACAAATGCTAGTTTTCTCTAGTGTGTAAAACAGTCGTGGGCTTTCGGGTAACCGTCGACGTTCGGATCGGATTATTCGGATTTCGGTTCTCTTTTATAACACTTCCTAAGTTCCATTCTAGTAAATTTGCAAGTACGGGTCGGGTTAGGATATAACACATCGGGTTCGGATCGGTTTTGTATCACATTATAGAACCCATAAAGTAATCATATATCATTCGGATTCGGGTTATATCGGATCGGTTCGGATATACCCGAAATAAAACCTAAAATTAAAAGTATAACATAAGAAATATATAATTTATATATAATTAAATATTTAATATAGTTATTTAAATTTTAAATACTTATCGTTAGATAACATATCAAAATAAATATGAAATTGAATATTTGAAGTATATATTCATGTTTCATATAATTATATACATATTATTATGGACATTCGGATAGGTTTCTTCGGATATTTTTCGGATTTTTCGGTTTTTTCGGTTTTTCGGGTTACCCGTTCGGGTTTGGTTAATAACACTTCGGGTTCGGATATGTTTTGTACCACCTTACAAGACCATTCGGATATTTTTTACCTTTCGGACCGGATACGGATCTGGTTTTTCGGTTCGGA
Proteins encoded:
- the LOC106308949 gene encoding probable disease resistance protein RPP1, translating into MASFRYSSEKRSQGTEPWPGSSLYQLEVLAKEASWFGPGTRIIITTRDKSLLNSSSCAVYKVEYLKDDKALQIFQRFAFQGAEPPIAYNDLSISISQLAQGLPSALEDFGIYLRGKSLVEWRDALKSFREAPLEKTMVDLKSSYDGLDELGKAAFLHVACLFNGEPVRRVRKLLGQGKAGMRVLKEKSLIKVSSDRRITMHRLLEQMGKHIVRQESNNNPSQQRILWHHDDILRVLDTNTNKHLIEGVVLDVCELRAGVHINWDDFKPMYNLRFLKIYISNQSGGLQPWKEYMTLENNFSVHKLRFLHWDAYPFTTLPTSISPDCLVELKLCYSKLKTLWRGTPKLVKLMKLDLTGSKDLTKLPNLKEAKSLEELILKGCSSLERIPHSICKLSRLQKVDLSNCDRLEKLNISISDSKDNGFEDTSMCLRSVFMFFFGTEPFVGNKLGCSLTDPSIRGNLQIYLKLLEGSADHLSFVSENHVCHDVDLKSPPYGFKSLDIMRFKWVEKGSESTCNSFSGFPWLQELNLINLNIKKIPDDIDQMHVLEKLDLSGNLFEKLPTTMSHLTKLKHLTLSNCRSLEGLPELSQVESLTLSDCTNLRTLVKKHQGTTYSLLELWLDNCKKIESLPNELKHFTKLTCLDLSRHDFKTISSKMVGELTSLVTLSLNYCNNLVSLSGLPLSLKCLNAHGCKSLKTYSLQAAHSDLSPCPNGKDYSSFTRFPAGRRSKEVPVCACPCFQETATRRKVKHVTCSHISIFLRCLKSWLWDFFLCILAVAVGIFLAVITDHVIATTLLMTIFMYLRL